In Burkholderia savannae, one genomic interval encodes:
- a CDS encoding fimbrial protein, translating into MKKALLSAVAFAALSTSAFAAGNGIINFTGEIVAGACGIDAGSVDQTVRLGFVPTNKFKAAGDKSTPQNFDINLVDCDTSVAKNAYFTFTGTSNATQPKLIATVGSAKNVGIRLQSASGEDLDNGVEQKGPLVLSNGTSVARFSAMYEATAASVTPGTADGVANFTVRYQ; encoded by the coding sequence CACTCCTGTCCGCCGTCGCCTTCGCCGCCCTGTCCACATCGGCGTTCGCCGCCGGCAACGGCATCATCAACTTCACGGGCGAGATCGTCGCGGGCGCATGCGGCATCGACGCGGGCTCGGTGGATCAGACCGTGCGTCTCGGCTTCGTCCCGACCAACAAGTTCAAGGCGGCGGGCGACAAGTCGACTCCGCAGAACTTCGACATCAACCTCGTCGACTGCGACACGAGCGTCGCGAAGAACGCGTACTTCACGTTCACGGGCACGTCGAACGCGACGCAGCCGAAGCTGATCGCCACTGTCGGCTCGGCGAAGAACGTCGGCATCCGCCTGCAATCGGCGTCGGGCGAAGATCTCGACAACGGCGTGGAGCAGAAGGGCCCGCTCGTGCTGAGCAACGGCACGAGCGTCGCGCGCTTCTCCGCGATGTACGAAGCGACCGCCGCGAGCGTCACGCCGGGCACGGCCGACGGCGTCGCGAATTTCACCGTTCGCTACCAGTAA